Proteins co-encoded in one Halorussus lipolyticus genomic window:
- a CDS encoding S8 family serine peptidase, producing the protein MSPEQTISRRSVLKTTGGSLLAVGAGGLASAAPDEEVRANVGFESDAGRTAAFDAANEVVREFAFDAMTVRAPKKAVTALADRPGVRYVERDGTAHALSTTWAYDRIDADVTNINGYTGDGADVAVIDTGLPCNNSCLPNVGTGKAFVSCSSGCCAPWDDDNGHGTNVGAVIGASESCDCTTGIAPDATLHSVKVLDDYGAGSYSDIAAGVEYVADQGWDVGNISLGGSSGSQTLKDACTYAQNNGVLLVGAAGGSGPCSDCVGYPAAYSEVMAVSSTNSSDELSSYSSMGPEIEIAAPGSDITTVEPDGSCITLSGTSMATAHASGVAALLMAEGYTNSGARSRMKNTAEDIGLASDESGAGLVDAAAAMGLNSSDD; encoded by the coding sequence ATGTCCCCCGAACAGACGATTTCACGACGAAGCGTGCTGAAGACGACCGGCGGTTCGCTCCTCGCGGTCGGCGCGGGTGGCCTCGCCTCCGCGGCCCCCGACGAGGAGGTCCGCGCGAACGTCGGCTTCGAATCCGACGCCGGCCGGACGGCGGCCTTCGACGCGGCCAACGAGGTCGTCCGCGAGTTCGCCTTCGACGCGATGACGGTTCGCGCGCCCAAGAAGGCCGTAACCGCGCTGGCCGACCGGCCCGGCGTGCGCTACGTCGAGCGCGACGGCACCGCGCACGCGCTCTCGACGACGTGGGCCTACGACCGCATCGACGCCGACGTGACCAACATCAACGGCTACACCGGCGACGGGGCCGACGTGGCCGTCATCGACACCGGCCTCCCGTGTAACAACTCCTGTCTGCCGAACGTCGGCACCGGCAAGGCGTTCGTCTCCTGTTCCAGCGGGTGCTGTGCCCCGTGGGACGACGACAACGGCCACGGGACGAACGTCGGGGCCGTCATCGGAGCAAGCGAGAGTTGCGACTGCACGACCGGCATCGCGCCCGACGCGACGCTCCACTCGGTCAAGGTACTGGACGACTACGGCGCGGGGTCGTACTCCGACATCGCCGCGGGCGTCGAGTACGTCGCCGACCAAGGGTGGGACGTGGGCAACATCAGCCTCGGCGGCAGTTCCGGGTCCCAGACGCTGAAAGACGCCTGCACCTACGCTCAGAACAACGGCGTCCTGCTGGTCGGCGCGGCAGGTGGCAGTGGTCCCTGCTCGGACTGCGTGGGCTACCCCGCCGCCTACTCGGAGGTCATGGCGGTCTCCTCGACCAACTCCAGCGACGAACTGTCGAGTTACTCCAGTATGGGTCCGGAAATCGAAATCGCCGCGCCCGGTTCCGACATCACCACGGTCGAACCCGACGGGAGTTGCATCACCCTGTCGGGGACCTCGATGGCGACTGCCCACGCCTCGGGCGTCGCCGCGCTCCTGATGGCCGAGGGCTACACCAACTCCGGAGCGCGCTCTCGCATGAAGAACACCGCCGAGGACATCGGCCTCGCCAGCGACGAGTCGGGTGCGGGTCTGGTGGACGCCGCCGCCGCGATGGGACTGAATTCGAGCGACGACTGA
- a CDS encoding S8 family peptidase: protein MLEQNNGISRRNVLRTAGGSLAAMSVTGLAAAKPDDTVEINVGFKSDKGKQKALDAADDVVREFNSIDAVTIQVPKKAATALDKNPNVRYVEENGTMQALAETTPWGIDRVNAPEQPSDGSGADVAIIDTGIDSDHPDLQGNLGAGAAFTSCSSWYANCRYDWDDDNGHGTHCAGIAGAIAGNGEGVEGVAPGVTLHAVKVLDSGGGGTYSDIAAGVEWVANQGYDVGSMSLGGSSSSSTLRDAIQYADNSGVTIVAAAGNSGPCSDCVGYPAAYPETIAVSSTDRYDNLSDFSSTGPEVDIAAPGSDIYSTYVGGGYDTLSGTSMACPHVAGAAGILRAEGYTNSGTKSRLLNTADNIGLSSNEQGAGLLDVDGL, encoded by the coding sequence ATGCTCGAACAAAACAACGGCATATCCCGACGTAACGTCCTCCGAACTGCTGGTGGTTCGCTCGCCGCGATGAGCGTCACTGGTCTCGCCGCCGCCAAGCCCGACGACACCGTCGAGATCAACGTCGGCTTCAAGTCCGACAAGGGCAAACAGAAGGCCCTCGACGCCGCCGACGACGTGGTTCGAGAGTTCAACTCCATCGATGCCGTGACCATTCAGGTACCCAAGAAGGCCGCGACCGCCCTCGACAAGAACCCGAACGTCCGCTACGTCGAGGAGAACGGCACGATGCAGGCCCTCGCGGAGACGACTCCGTGGGGTATCGACCGCGTCAACGCCCCCGAACAGCCCTCCGACGGTAGCGGTGCCGACGTGGCTATCATCGACACCGGTATCGACTCCGACCACCCCGACCTGCAGGGCAACCTCGGCGCTGGTGCGGCGTTCACCAGCTGTAGCTCGTGGTACGCCAACTGTCGATACGACTGGGACGACGACAACGGCCACGGTACCCACTGTGCCGGTATCGCTGGTGCCATCGCGGGCAACGGCGAAGGCGTCGAAGGCGTCGCGCCGGGAGTCACCCTCCACGCCGTCAAGGTGCTGGACTCCGGCGGTGGCGGTACCTACTCCGACATCGCGGCCGGTGTCGAGTGGGTCGCCAATCAGGGCTACGACGTCGGTTCGATGAGCCTCGGCGGTAGCTCGAGTTCCTCGACGCTCCGCGACGCGATTCAGTACGCCGACAACAGCGGCGTCACCATCGTCGCGGCCGCGGGTAACTCCGGTCCGTGTTCGGACTGTGTCGGCTACCCCGCCGCCTACCCCGAGACCATCGCGGTGTCCTCGACTGACCGGTACGACAACCTCTCGGACTTCTCCTCGACCGGTCCCGAGGTCGACATCGCCGCGCCCGGTTCCGACATCTACTCGACCTACGTGGGCGGCGGCTACGACACCCTCTCGGGTACCTCGATGGCGTGCCCCCACGTCGCCGGTGCCGCGGGCATCCTCCGCGCAGAGGGCTACACGAACTCCGGTACCAAGAGCCGTCTCCTGAACACCGCCGACAACATCGGTCTGTCCAGCAACGAGCAGGGCGCTGGTCTCCTCGACGTGGACGGCCTGTAA
- a CDS encoding S8 family peptidase, protein MLDNDNGMSRRNVLKAAGASVATASASGLAAAKAGDKVEVNVGFSSKRGRDAAVNKASEVVREFGSLDIVTAQMPKKAATALQNNPNVRYVEENGTMEALAESLPWGQQRIESDVLHANGELGSGADVAILDTGIDSDHPDLTDKLGAGKAFATCSTRGGCRYGAKKADNTCYESWDDDNNHGTHCAGIAAGDNNSQGVIGAAPDVTLHAVKVLDGCGSGSFSDIAAGIEYTADQGWDVASMSLGGSSGSSALKDAVQYASSKGVFLVAAAGNSGPCTDCVGYPAAYSEVMAVSSTASDDTLSDFSSTGPEVDIAAPGTDIYSSVANGGYDTYSGTSMATPHVAGVAGQLASNGTTGSNIRSTLENTAEGIGLASNESGAGLLDAAAALGYDSSDDT, encoded by the coding sequence ATGTTAGATAATGACAATGGGATGTCGCGGCGTAACGTGCTAAAGGCGGCCGGCGCATCGGTTGCGACGGCTTCTGCGAGCGGTCTGGCGGCGGCGAAGGCCGGCGATAAAGTCGAGGTCAACGTCGGCTTCTCGTCCAAGCGCGGACGGGACGCGGCCGTCAACAAGGCTTCGGAAGTCGTCCGCGAGTTCGGCTCGCTGGACATCGTGACCGCCCAGATGCCCAAGAAGGCGGCCACGGCCCTCCAGAACAACCCGAACGTGCGTTACGTCGAGGAGAACGGCACGATGGAAGCGCTCGCCGAGTCCCTGCCGTGGGGTCAGCAACGCATCGAGTCGGACGTGCTTCACGCCAACGGCGAACTCGGCTCGGGTGCCGACGTGGCCATCCTCGACACCGGCATCGACTCCGACCATCCCGACCTGACCGACAAGCTCGGCGCAGGCAAAGCGTTCGCTACCTGTAGTACGAGGGGTGGCTGTCGCTACGGTGCGAAGAAGGCCGACAACACGTGTTACGAGTCGTGGGACGACGACAACAACCACGGTACCCACTGTGCTGGTATCGCCGCTGGTGACAACAACAGTCAGGGTGTCATCGGTGCCGCGCCCGACGTGACTCTCCACGCGGTGAAGGTCCTCGACGGCTGTGGCAGTGGTTCGTTCTCGGACATCGCGGCCGGTATCGAGTACACCGCCGACCAAGGCTGGGACGTTGCATCCATGAGCCTCGGCGGTAGCTCGGGTTCGTCCGCGCTGAAGGACGCGGTTCAGTACGCCAGCAGTAAGGGCGTCTTCCTCGTGGCCGCCGCGGGTAACTCCGGTCCGTGTACCGACTGTGTTGGCTACCCCGCCGCCTACAGCGAGGTCATGGCCGTCTCCTCGACCGCCAGCGACGACACCCTCTCGGACTTCTCGTCGACCGGTCCGGAAGTCGACATCGCCGCGCCCGGTACCGACATCTACTCGTCGGTCGCCAACGGCGGCTACGACACCTACTCGGGTACCTCGATGGCGACCCCGCACGTCGCGGGTGTCGCGGGTCAGCTCGCCTCTAACGGCACGACCGGTAGCAACATCCGCTCGACGCTGGAGAACACGGCCGAAGGCATCGGCCTCGCCAGCAACGAGTCCGGCGCAGGTCTGCTCGACGCCGCCGCGGCGCTCGGCTACGACTCGTCCGACGACACGTAA
- a CDS encoding S8 family peptidase encodes MAGASVATASASGLAAAKAGDTVEVNVGFKSESGRQKALGAADEVVRDFDSLDIVTMRASKKAATALESNPNIRYVEENGTMEALAESLPWGQQRIDSDVLYANGELGSGADVAILDTGIDSDHPDLTDKLGAGKAFATCSTSGGCRYGAKKADNTCNYSWDDDNNHGTHCAGIAAGDNNSKGVIGAAPDVTLHAVKVLDGCGSGSFSDIAAGIEYTADQGWDVASMSLGGSSGSSALKDAVQYASSKGVFLVAAAGNSGPCTDCVGYPAAYSEVMAVSSTASDDTLSDFSSTGPEVEIAAPGTDIYSTIASNAGYDTYSGTSMATPHVAGVAGQLASNGTTGSNIRSTLKNTAEGIGLASNESGAGLLDAAAALGYDSSDDT; translated from the coding sequence ATGGCCGGCGCATCGGTTGCGACGGCTTCCGCAAGCGGTCTGGCGGCGGCGAAGGCCGGCGACACGGTGGAAGTGAACGTCGGCTTCAAGTCCGAGAGCGGCCGACAGAAGGCCCTCGGCGCGGCCGACGAGGTTGTTCGAGACTTCGACTCGCTCGACATCGTGACGATGCGAGCGTCGAAGAAGGCGGCCACGGCTCTCGAAAGCAACCCCAACATCCGGTACGTCGAGGAGAACGGCACGATGGAAGCGCTCGCCGAGTCCCTGCCGTGGGGTCAGCAACGCATCGACTCGGACGTGCTTTACGCCAACGGCGAACTCGGCTCGGGTGCCGACGTGGCCATCCTCGACACCGGTATCGACTCCGACCACCCCGACCTGACCGACAAGCTCGGCGCGGGTAAGGCGTTCGCCACGTGTAGCACGTCCGGTGGCTGTCGCTACGGTGCGAAAAAGGCCGACAACACGTGTAACTACTCGTGGGACGACGACAACAACCACGGTACTCACTGTGCCGGTATCGCCGCTGGTGACAACAACAGCAAGGGCGTCATCGGTGCCGCACCCGACGTGACCCTCCACGCCGTCAAGGTTCTCGACGGCTGTGGCAGTGGTTCGTTCTCGGACATCGCGGCCGGTATCGAGTACACCGCCGACCAAGGCTGGGACGTCGCTTCGATGTCCCTCGGTGGTAGCTCGGGCTCCTCGGCGCTCAAGGACGCGGTTCAGTACGCCAGCAGTAAGGGCGTCTTCCTCGTGGCCGCGGCCGGCAACTCCGGTCCGTGTACCGACTGTGTTGGCTACCCCGCCGCCTACAGCGAGGTCATGGCCGTCTCCTCGACCGCCAGCGACGACACCCTCTCGGACTTCTCGTCGACCGGTCCCGAGGTCGAAATCGCCGCTCCCGGTACCGACATCTACTCGACCATCGCGTCGAACGCGGGCTACGACACCTACTCGGGTACCTCGATGGCGACCCCGCACGTCGCGGGTGTCGCGGGTCAGCTCGCCTCTAACGGCACGACCGGTAGCAACATCCGCTCGACGCTGAAGAACACGGCCGAAGGCATCGGTCTGGCCAGCAACGAGTCCGGCGCAGGTCTGCTCGACGCCGCCGCGGCGCTCGGCTACGACTCGTCCGACGACACGTAA
- a CDS encoding S8 family peptidase gives MFDNDNGVLRRNVLKTVGGSVATVGATGLAGADPGDTVEVNVGFSSERGRQQALDAASDVVRVFNSLDIVTAKMPKQAATALEQNPNIRYVEENGTMEALAQTLPWGIDRVDAEVAHANGETGKGADIAIIDTGIDSDHPDLKNNLGKGKAFVSCGNGGFTGNCRFYGNNNTCRKPWDDDNDHGTHCAGIADARDNSKGVVGVSTKATLHAVKVLDCAGSGTYSDIAAGIEYTANQGWDVGSMSLGGDSGSQALQDAVEYAQNNGVLLVAAAGNAGPCTDCVKYPAKYAEVMAVSSTNDNDNLSDFSSQGPEIEIAAPGSNIYSTVPGGYDTFSGTSMACPHVAGAGGQLMANGYDNAGARSQLKQTAESINLSANESGSGLLDAAAALGLDSSDST, from the coding sequence ATGTTCGATAATGACAACGGTGTGCTAAGGAGGAACGTTCTCAAGACGGTTGGTGGGTCCGTCGCCACGGTGGGTGCGACCGGACTCGCTGGGGCCGACCCCGGCGACACGGTGGAGGTGAACGTCGGATTCTCGTCCGAGAGAGGCCGTCAGCAGGCGCTCGACGCCGCGAGCGACGTGGTTCGGGTGTTTAACTCGCTCGACATCGTGACCGCGAAGATGCCCAAGCAGGCCGCGACGGCACTCGAACAGAACCCCAACATCCGGTACGTCGAGGAGAACGGCACGATGGAAGCGCTCGCCCAGACGCTCCCGTGGGGTATCGACCGGGTAGACGCGGAAGTCGCCCACGCCAACGGCGAGACGGGCAAGGGCGCGGACATCGCCATCATCGACACGGGCATCGACTCCGACCACCCCGACCTGAAGAACAACTTGGGGAAGGGCAAGGCCTTCGTCTCCTGCGGGAACGGTGGCTTCACGGGGAACTGCCGGTTCTACGGCAACAACAACACGTGTCGGAAGCCGTGGGACGACGACAACGACCACGGGACCCACTGTGCGGGCATCGCTGACGCCCGCGACAACAGCAAGGGCGTCGTCGGCGTCAGTACGAAGGCGACGCTCCACGCGGTCAAGGTGCTGGACTGCGCTGGCAGTGGCACGTACTCCGACATCGCGGCGGGAATCGAGTACACCGCCAACCAAGGGTGGGACGTCGGTTCAATGAGCCTCGGCGGCGATTCCGGGTCGCAGGCGCTTCAGGACGCTGTGGAGTACGCCCAGAACAACGGCGTCCTCCTCGTCGCCGCGGCCGGCAACGCCGGGCCGTGTACCGACTGCGTGAAGTACCCCGCCAAGTACGCCGAGGTCATGGCGGTCAGTTCGACCAACGACAACGACAACCTCTCGGACTTCTCGTCGCAGGGTCCGGAAATCGAAATCGCCGCGCCCGGTTCGAACATCTACTCGACGGTGCCGGGTGGCTACGACACGTTCTCGGGCACCTCGATGGCCTGTCCCCACGTCGCGGGTGCTGGCGGGCAACTGATGGCCAACGGCTACGACAACGCCGGCGCGCGGAGTCAACTGAAGCAGACCGCAGAGAGCATCAACCTCTCGGCGAACGAGTCCGGGTCGGGTCTGCTCGACGCCGCCGCGGCGCTCGGCCTCGACTCGTCGGACAGCACCTAA
- a CDS encoding S8 family serine peptidase — protein MPHNNKGLSRRNVLKGVGASVATAAGSGLAAAKPNDKVEVNVGFSSKRGRDAAVDKASDVVREFGSLDIVTAQMPAKAAKGLENNPNVRYVEENGTMEALAQSLPWGVDRVDAEVAHANGETGAGADIAIIDTGIDDDHPDLQANLGTGKSFVSCGNGGYFGCAFSGNSNSCNTSWSDDNDHGTHCAGIANGVNNSEGVVGVSTEATLHAVKVLDCAGSGSMSDIAAGIEYVANQGWDVASMSLGGSSSSALKDAVQYASSKGVFLVAAAGNDGSCTDCVGYPAAYSEVMAVSSTNSSDGLSSFSSQGPEIEIAAPGTDIYSTVPSGYSTLSGTSMACPHVAGAAGQLMANGNSASDTRSQLKSSAEDIGLASNESGAGLLDAAAALGLDSSDST, from the coding sequence ATGCCACATAACAACAAGGGGCTTTCGAGGCGAAACGTTCTGAAAGGTGTCGGTGCGTCCGTAGCGACCGCGGCGGGAAGCGGACTCGCGGCGGCCAAGCCGAACGACAAAGTCGAAGTCAACGTCGGTTTCTCGTCCAAGCGCGGCCGGGACGCCGCCGTCGATAAAGCGTCGGACGTCGTTCGCGAGTTCGGTTCGCTCGACATCGTGACCGCCCAGATGCCCGCGAAAGCGGCCAAAGGGCTGGAGAACAACCCGAACGTGCGTTACGTCGAGGAGAACGGCACGATGGAAGCGCTCGCCCAGAGCCTCCCGTGGGGCGTGGACCGCGTTGACGCGGAAGTCGCCCACGCCAACGGCGAGACGGGCGCTGGCGCGGACATCGCCATCATCGACACCGGCATCGACGACGACCACCCCGACCTGCAGGCCAACCTCGGGACGGGCAAGTCGTTCGTCTCCTGTGGTAACGGCGGCTACTTCGGCTGTGCGTTCTCCGGCAACAGCAACTCCTGTAACACCTCGTGGTCCGACGACAACGACCACGGGACTCACTGTGCCGGCATCGCAAACGGAGTGAACAACTCCGAGGGCGTCGTTGGCGTCTCCACGGAAGCCACCCTCCACGCCGTCAAGGTGCTGGACTGTGCCGGTAGTGGTTCGATGTCCGACATCGCGGCCGGTATCGAGTACGTCGCCAATCAGGGCTGGGACGTCGCCTCGATGAGTCTCGGTGGTTCTAGTTCGTCGGCGCTCAAGGACGCGGTTCAGTACGCCAGCAGTAAGGGCGTCTTCCTCGTGGCCGCGGCCGGTAACGACGGCTCCTGTACCGACTGTGTTGGCTACCCCGCCGCCTACAGCGAGGTCATGGCTGTCTCCTCGACCAACTCCAGCGACGGTCTGTCGAGTTTCTCGTCGCAGGGTCCCGAAATCGAAATCGCCGCACCCGGTACCGACATCTACTCCACGGTCCCGAGCGGTTACAGCACCCTCTCGGGCACCTCGATGGCCTGCCCGCACGTCGCTGGTGCCGCCGGTCAGCTGATGGCCAACGGCAACTCCGCCAGCGACACTCGCAGTCAGCTCAAGTCCTCGGCCGAGGACATCGGTCTGGCCAGCAACGAGTCCGGCGCAGGTCTGCTCGACGCCGCCGCGGCGCTCGGCCTCGACTCGTCGGACAGCACGTAA
- a CDS encoding DUF2797 domain-containing protein, translated as MQIVGYATEADDRRPALLVADDEVRREPLEPGDSLGYSLGERRCAGALDGTTHYDCQREDAPYCDQHTSTWVCARCTGTCLKDEMDCHDDHALYLAGFAPRTFKVGVTKEWRLQTRLREQGADRAVLLRTVESGRIAREIESQLAEEFTDRVRVPTKVSGLHREVDRSAWEATLSEFDPIETFDFDYGLDLDSAPVPETLASGEVRGVQGRVLVLERGGTTYAVDLRDLVGYEIHEEESERELQSSLAAF; from the coding sequence GTGCAAATCGTCGGGTACGCGACAGAGGCCGACGACCGACGACCGGCGCTCCTCGTCGCAGACGATGAGGTCCGGCGCGAACCGCTGGAACCGGGCGACAGCCTCGGCTACTCACTGGGCGAGCGCCGATGCGCCGGGGCGCTCGACGGGACGACCCACTACGACTGTCAGCGCGAGGACGCGCCCTACTGCGACCAACACACCAGCACGTGGGTCTGCGCCCGGTGTACCGGCACTTGCCTCAAGGACGAGATGGACTGCCACGACGACCACGCTCTCTACCTCGCTGGCTTCGCGCCCCGGACGTTCAAGGTCGGCGTGACCAAAGAGTGGCGACTCCAAACCCGCCTGCGAGAGCAGGGCGCGGACCGCGCTGTCCTCCTCCGGACCGTCGAGAGCGGCCGCATCGCCCGCGAAATCGAATCGCAACTGGCCGAGGAGTTCACCGACCGCGTGCGCGTGCCCACGAAGGTTTCTGGCCTCCACCGCGAGGTGGACCGCTCGGCGTGGGAAGCGACGCTATCGGAGTTCGACCCCATCGAGACGTTCGACTTCGACTACGGTCTCGACTTGGACTCCGCGCCGGTGCCCGAGACGCTGGCCTCGGGCGAGGTTCGGGGCGTGCAGGGCCGCGTGCTGGTCCTCGAACGCGGCGGAACGACCTACGCGGTGGACCTACGAGACTTGGTGGGCTACGAGATTCACGAGGAGGAAAGTGAGCGCGAGTTACAGTCGAGTCTCGCGGCGTTCTAG
- the purM gene encoding phosphoribosylformylglycinamidine cyclo-ligase, with amino-acid sequence MTEDDEELTYADAGVDIEASEAATSALVGAVGDIDESEYAGLLDIGDRYLALATDGVGTKLLVAEALGDYSTVGIDCIAMNANDLVASGVEPVAFVDYLAVDEPSEEFSEQVGDGLAAGAEEAEIALVGGETAVMPEVIKGLDLAGACVGLAPKDAVFPGEAEDGDALVGFPSSGIHSNGLTLAREAATRSHDYSDPFPLDTEAETLAADNPSIGEVLLEPTRIYTYLLDDLREREVHAAAHVTGGGWTNLSRMGEFRYEITDPFDAQPVFEFVQSEGNVSDEEMHRTFNMGTGFVVALPADEAEDLAAETDGRVIGEVQEGDSVAIRGLELN; translated from the coding sequence ATGACCGAAGACGACGAGGAGCTAACCTACGCGGACGCAGGGGTGGACATCGAGGCGAGCGAGGCCGCCACGTCGGCACTGGTCGGCGCGGTCGGCGACATCGACGAGAGCGAGTACGCGGGTCTGCTGGACATCGGCGACCGGTACCTCGCGCTGGCGACCGACGGCGTGGGCACGAAACTGCTCGTTGCCGAAGCCCTCGGCGACTACTCCACCGTGGGCATCGACTGCATCGCCATGAACGCAAACGACCTCGTGGCGTCGGGCGTCGAACCCGTCGCGTTCGTGGACTACCTCGCGGTGGACGAACCCAGCGAGGAGTTCTCCGAACAGGTCGGCGACGGCCTCGCGGCGGGCGCAGAGGAAGCCGAAATCGCGCTGGTCGGCGGCGAGACGGCGGTCATGCCCGAGGTCATCAAGGGCTTGGACCTCGCGGGGGCCTGCGTCGGCCTCGCGCCGAAGGACGCCGTGTTCCCCGGCGAGGCCGAGGACGGCGACGCGCTAGTCGGGTTCCCCTCCAGCGGGATTCACTCGAACGGCCTCACCCTCGCTCGGGAGGCCGCGACCCGGAGTCACGACTACAGCGACCCCTTCCCGCTCGATACCGAGGCCGAGACCCTCGCGGCCGACAATCCGTCCATCGGCGAGGTCCTGCTGGAACCGACCCGCATCTACACCTACCTGCTGGATGACCTCCGCGAGCGCGAGGTCCACGCCGCGGCCCACGTCACCGGCGGCGGGTGGACCAACCTCTCGCGGATGGGCGAGTTCCGCTACGAGATTACCGACCCCTTCGACGCCCAACCGGTCTTCGAGTTCGTCCAGTCGGAGGGCAACGTGAGCGACGAGGAGATGCACCGAACCTTCAACATGGGCACCGGGTTCGTGGTCGCGCTCCCCGCCGACGAGGCCGAGGACCTCGCGGCGGAGACCGACGGCCGCGTCATTGGCGAAGTGCAGGAGGGCGATTCGGTGGCGATTCGCGGACTCGAACTGAACTGA
- a CDS encoding metalloprotease, with translation MSANIRFSGRELRDLAVAWVALGVAFAILLGGGQRIISRPESLVTILPMTMVTAGLGFLLHELAHKVTAIKFGQVAEFRADYNMLFLAVMGALAGFLFAAPGAVYHRGHATPRENGLIALAGPLTNVALGVIFLPVAFLDIPGVVGTVANFGLYINFLLAGFNMIPFGPLDGNTVKKWSMPAFLAFGLPCFGLAAWALFGFSL, from the coding sequence ATGAGCGCGAACATTCGTTTTAGCGGCCGTGAGCTACGCGACTTGGCAGTGGCGTGGGTCGCGCTCGGCGTGGCGTTCGCTATCCTGTTGGGCGGCGGTCAGCGAATCATCTCTCGGCCGGAATCGCTCGTCACGATTCTCCCGATGACGATGGTCACGGCTGGCTTGGGCTTTCTCCTGCACGAACTCGCCCACAAGGTGACGGCCATCAAGTTCGGACAGGTCGCCGAGTTCCGCGCCGACTACAACATGCTGTTCCTCGCGGTGATGGGCGCGCTGGCGGGCTTTCTGTTCGCCGCGCCGGGCGCGGTCTACCACCGAGGACACGCCACGCCCCGCGAGAACGGTCTCATCGCGCTGGCGGGACCGCTGACCAACGTCGCGCTCGGGGTCATCTTCCTCCCGGTGGCCTTCCTCGACATCCCCGGCGTGGTCGGCACCGTGGCCAACTTCGGTCTCTACATCAACTTCCTGCTGGCGGGGTTCAACATGATTCCGTTCGGCCCGCTCGACGGCAACACGGTCAAAAAGTGGTCGATGCCGGCGTTTCTGGCGTTCGGTCTCCCCTGCTTCGGGTTGGCGGCGTGGGCGCTGTTCGGCTTCTCGCTCTGA
- a CDS encoding TraB/GumN family protein has product MSDSAELDAGDGDGSVRVVGTAHVSADSVEEVRETIDDERPDVVAVELDEGRYRQMQGEVAQDLEPSDLLQGNTVFQFIAYWMLSYVQARMGDRFDIEPGADMEAAIEAAEAVGSEVALVDRDIQTTIQRFWARMSIFEKLRMVWELCLAMVGIGEPDEDEEFDIEELTDGDVVSAMMEEFRQFSPGGAEALIDERDAYIAHNLVQLRDAGHDVVAIVGAGHRAGIEKYLERPETLPPMEDLVGTESGSRFSLFKIFGYVMALGFLSFFFLLFMAGVRNTLLLKVFGAWFLFNGVFAFGLAKLAGARWTSAGVGGAVAWLTSVNPLLAPGWFAGYVELKYTSVNVGDIAKLNEILSDDESPLKDILGRMLDVPLFRLIAIVAMTNVGSMIASLAFPFVVLPLLGSQVGGVDQITNLMIQGAQNSADLIIQTLT; this is encoded by the coding sequence ATGAGCGATTCAGCCGAGTTGGACGCCGGAGACGGCGACGGGAGCGTTCGGGTCGTCGGGACCGCCCACGTCTCCGCCGACAGCGTCGAGGAGGTCCGCGAGACCATCGACGACGAGCGCCCCGACGTGGTCGCGGTCGAACTCGACGAGGGCCGGTATCGCCAGATGCAGGGCGAGGTGGCCCAAGACCTCGAACCTTCCGACCTCTTGCAGGGCAACACAGTCTTCCAGTTCATCGCCTACTGGATGCTATCGTACGTTCAGGCCCGGATGGGCGACCGCTTCGACATCGAACCCGGCGCGGACATGGAGGCCGCAATCGAGGCGGCCGAGGCCGTCGGGAGCGAAGTCGCGCTGGTGGACCGGGACATCCAGACGACGATTCAGCGATTCTGGGCGCGGATGTCCATCTTCGAGAAACTGCGGATGGTCTGGGAACTCTGTCTGGCGATGGTCGGCATCGGCGAACCCGACGAGGACGAGGAGTTCGACATCGAGGAACTGACCGACGGCGACGTGGTCTCGGCGATGATGGAGGAGTTCCGCCAGTTCTCGCCCGGCGGGGCAGAGGCCCTCATCGACGAGCGCGACGCCTACATCGCCCACAACCTCGTCCAACTCCGAGACGCGGGCCACGACGTGGTGGCAATCGTCGGCGCGGGCCACCGCGCAGGCATTGAGAAGTACCTCGAACGTCCCGAGACCCTTCCGCCGATGGAGGACCTCGTGGGCACCGAGTCGGGAAGCCGATTCTCGCTGTTCAAAATCTTCGGCTACGTGATGGCGCTGGGCTTCCTCTCGTTTTTCTTCCTGCTTTTCATGGCGGGCGTCCGGAACACGCTCCTGTTGAAGGTGTTCGGGGCGTGGTTCCTGTTCAACGGGGTCTTCGCGTTCGGTCTGGCCAAACTGGCCGGCGCGCGCTGGACCTCGGCGGGCGTCGGCGGCGCAGTCGCGTGGCTGACCAGCGTCAACCCCCTCCTCGCGCCGGGGTGGTTCGCGGGCTACGTCGAACTGAAATACACCTCGGTCAACGTCGGCGACATCGCCAAACTCAACGAAATCCTCTCCGACGACGAGAGTCCGCTCAAGGACATTCTGGGCCGGATGCTCGACGTTCCCCTGTTCCGACTCATCGCCATCGTGGCGATGACCAACGTCGGGAGCATGATTGCGAGTCTGGCCTTCCCCTTCGTCGTCTTGCCCCTGCTGGGGTCGCAAGTCGGCGGCGTGGACCAGATTACCAACCTGATGATACAGGGTGCCCAAAACAGTGCCGACCTCATCATTCAGACGCTGACATGA